The Polynucleobacter sp. VK25 genome segment CAGTCACAAGCATATTGCGAACAACTGGGCACATATTTGCAGTGCATACCCAAATACGGGCTTAAGGTTAGTTGATATATTTTTACCAGCCTTATTGCCACAGTATTTAAAACACGCACCTTAAAGCAGCCCCGAAATCTGGGAGCGCAAAGTTTCTTTTTCTTTTTTTCTAAGCCTGCCACGAGTCTCGCGACCAATTGGTTTTTTGAGCTTAACCACGACATCTTTATCCAATGTGTTGGCTTGAGCTGCCCAAACCAATTCGCGGATCATCCGCTTTAGGCGATTTCGATCTACCGCTCTTTTGGCTAACTTTTTTGCTACTGCAACACCCAAGTCGGGCTTAACACCCTCTTGTGTTGATGCAATATACATACCCCAATACAAACTTGTCTTGGGGCGTGCTTTTAGTAATTCAGAAATCCTTGCGCTATTCAATGGCTAAATTAAACAGCCAAACGCTTGCGGCCTTTTGCGCGGCGTGCATTTAAAACTGCGCG includes the following:
- the yidD gene encoding membrane protein insertion efficiency factor YidD, yielding MSWLSSKNQLVARLVAGLEKKKKKLCAPRFRGCFKVRVLNTVAIRLVKIYQLTLSPYLGMHCKYVPSCSQYACDCFSHYGFIKSFRLTVWRILRCNPWSHGGYDPALKDTKH
- the rnpA gene encoding ribonuclease P protein component is translated as MYIASTQEGVKPDLGVAVAKKLAKRAVDRNRLKRMIRELVWAAQANTLDKDVVVKLKKPIGRETRGRLRKKEKETLRSQISGLL